The following coding sequences are from one Armatimonadota bacterium window:
- a CDS encoding cyclic 2,3-diphosphoglycerate synthase gives MTVRVVILGAGGRDFHNFNVYFRERPEYEVVAFTAAQIPAIEGRVYPPALAGPRYPSGIPIVAEKELTDLIRRQRVDQVVFAYSDVSHEHVMHLASQALAAGAGFRILGPEETMLRSPVPVIAVGAVRTGSGKSQTARRVAAILRAAGRRVVVIRHPMAYGDLLRQRVQRFATPEDLDRGALTIEEREEYEPHLAAGTVVYAGVDYAQVVRQAAAEAEVILWDGGNNDFPFIRPDFFIVVADPHRAGHELRYHPGETNLRLADVVVINKVDTASPENVAAVRRNVAAVNPRAVVVEAASPITVTHPEALTGRTAVVVEDGPTVTHGEMPYGAGLLAAQRYGARVIDPRPYARGSIREVYRAYPHLDRVLPAMGYGREQIAELEATLQQAEAEVVVSGTPVDLRRVVRLDKPIVQVTYELEERGSPTLAQLVEQWLAGVPGSEGRRGR, from the coding sequence GTGACGGTGCGGGTGGTCATTCTCGGCGCGGGAGGGCGGGACTTCCACAACTTCAACGTGTACTTCCGGGAGCGGCCGGAGTACGAGGTGGTGGCCTTCACCGCCGCCCAGATCCCTGCCATTGAAGGGCGGGTCTACCCTCCAGCCCTGGCCGGGCCCCGCTATCCCAGCGGGATTCCCATCGTCGCTGAGAAGGAGCTGACCGACCTGATCCGCCGCCAGCGCGTGGACCAGGTGGTCTTCGCCTACAGCGACGTCTCCCACGAGCACGTCATGCACCTGGCCTCGCAGGCCCTGGCCGCGGGGGCCGGTTTCCGCATCCTGGGACCGGAGGAGACCATGCTCCGCTCACCCGTCCCGGTGATCGCCGTGGGGGCGGTGCGCACCGGTAGCGGGAAGAGCCAGACCGCCCGGCGGGTGGCGGCCATCCTGCGGGCGGCGGGCCGGCGGGTTGTAGTCATTCGCCACCCCATGGCCTACGGGGACCTGCTGCGGCAGCGGGTGCAGCGCTTCGCCACTCCGGAGGACCTGGACCGGGGCGCGCTGACCATCGAGGAGCGGGAGGAGTATGAACCCCATCTGGCCGCCGGGACGGTGGTCTACGCCGGCGTGGACTACGCCCAGGTAGTGCGCCAGGCGGCGGCGGAGGCCGAGGTCATCCTCTGGGACGGGGGCAACAACGACTTCCCTTTTATCCGCCCCGACTTCTTCATCGTCGTGGCCGATCCGCACCGCGCCGGGCACGAGCTCCGCTACCACCCCGGCGAGACCAACCTGCGCCTGGCGGACGTGGTGGTGATCAACAAGGTCGACACCGCGTCCCCGGAGAATGTGGCGGCGGTGCGGCGCAACGTGGCCGCAGTCAACCCCCGGGCGGTGGTGGTGGAGGCGGCCTCGCCCATCACCGTCACCCATCCGGAGGCGCTGACCGGGCGCACCGCGGTGGTGGTGGAGGACGGGCCCACCGTGACCCACGGGGAGATGCCCTACGGGGCCGGCCTGCTGGCGGCACAGCGGTACGGGGCGCGGGTGATTGACCCGCGCCCTTATGCCCGGGGCTCGATCCGCGAGGTGTACCGAGCCTACCCCCACCTGGACCGGGTCCTCCCGGCCATGGGCTACGGGAGGGAGCAGATCGCCGAGCTGGAGGCCACGCTACAGCAGGCGGAGGCGGAGGTGGTGGTCAGCGGGACGCCGGTGGACCTGCGGCGGGTAGTCCGCCTGGACAAGCCCATCGTGCAGGTGACCTACGAGCTGGAGGAACGGGGCTCACCCACCCTGGCGCAGCTGGTGGAGCAGTGGCTGGCCGGGGTGCCGGGGAGCGAGGGGAGGCGGGGGAGATGA
- the argF gene encoding ornithine carbamoyltransferase, giving the protein MMDLRGRDLVSMDDLSAEELWAVLDFARDLKRRWERADRPQPLTGRMLAMIFEKPSLRTRVTFEVAMYQLGGASIYLAPQDVQLGVRETVPDAARNLERWVDVIMARTFSHQTVVELAEHARIPVINGLSDREHPCQTLADLLTLYERFGGFKEITLAWVGDGNNVCHSLLLGAAKVGLTVRVATPPGHAPDPAILQRAQAQARSSGATITLTMDPEEAVRGVDVIYTDVWASMGQEHERAQRLQLFRPYQVNAALLRLARPEAVVMHCLPAHRGEEITAEVLDGPQAIVFDQAENRLHAQKALLAMIL; this is encoded by the coding sequence ATGATGGATCTGCGCGGACGCGACCTGGTCTCCATGGACGACCTGAGCGCGGAGGAGCTGTGGGCGGTGCTGGACTTCGCCCGCGACCTGAAGCGCCGCTGGGAGCGGGCCGACCGTCCCCAGCCCCTGACCGGCCGCATGCTGGCCATGATCTTTGAGAAACCGTCGCTGCGCACCCGGGTGACCTTCGAGGTGGCCATGTACCAGCTGGGCGGGGCGTCCATCTACCTGGCCCCCCAGGACGTCCAGCTCGGTGTGCGGGAGACGGTTCCTGACGCCGCACGCAACCTGGAGCGGTGGGTGGACGTGATCATGGCCCGCACCTTCTCCCACCAGACGGTGGTAGAGCTGGCGGAGCATGCGCGCATCCCGGTGATCAACGGCCTCTCCGACCGGGAGCACCCCTGCCAGACGCTGGCAGATCTGCTTACCCTCTACGAGCGCTTCGGAGGGTTCAAGGAAATCACGCTGGCCTGGGTGGGGGACGGCAACAACGTCTGCCATTCGCTCCTGCTGGGCGCAGCCAAGGTGGGGCTGACCGTGCGCGTGGCCACCCCGCCGGGGCACGCTCCTGATCCCGCCATCCTGCAGCGTGCCCAGGCGCAGGCCCGCAGCAGCGGGGCGACCATCACCCTGACCATGGACCCCGAAGAGGCGGTGCGGGGGGTGGACGTGATCTACACCGACGTCTGGGCCAGCATGGGTCAGGAGCATGAGCGCGCCCAGCGGCTGCAGCTCTTCCGCCCCTATCAGGTGAACGCAGCGCTGCTGCGGCTGGCGCGTCCCGAGGCGGTGGTGATGCACTGCCTGCCGGCACACCGCGGGGAGGAGATCACCGCCGAGGTGCTGGACGGACCGCAGGCCATTGTCTTCGACCAGGCGGAGAACCGGCTGCACGCGCAGAAGGCGCTGCTGGCGATGATACTGTAG
- the cdaA gene encoding diadenylate cyclase CdaA has protein sequence MPRLLDLLDILLVTVLVYQLLLLIRGTRAVQLVMGLVVLFVLYAVSRVLGLVTLNWLLSYVGIVIPIAFLILFQPELRRMLEQLGRGGVLSTAFGTPLGREEAIRLVSDVARAARVLAIRRTGALMVLERNTGLTDVVETGIRVDAAVTVPLLLTIFYPHTPLHDGAVIIRGNRVLAAACLLPLSENPALSKTLGTRHRAALGISEQSDAVAVVVSGETGAISVAREGELRRGLSEEELKVYLLGLVGPHPGRPLPWWPWRRAAEGR, from the coding sequence ATGCCCCGCCTCCTGGACCTGCTGGACATCCTGCTGGTGACCGTCCTGGTCTACCAGTTGCTCCTGCTCATCCGGGGCACCCGGGCGGTGCAGCTGGTCATGGGGCTGGTAGTCCTCTTCGTCCTCTACGCCGTCAGCCGCGTGCTGGGGCTGGTCACCCTGAACTGGCTGCTCTCCTACGTGGGCATCGTCATACCCATCGCCTTCCTCATCCTGTTCCAGCCCGAGCTGCGGCGGATGCTGGAGCAGCTGGGGCGGGGCGGAGTGCTCAGCACCGCCTTCGGCACCCCCCTGGGGCGGGAGGAGGCCATCCGCCTGGTCAGCGATGTGGCCCGGGCGGCGCGCGTGCTGGCCATCCGCCGCACGGGCGCCCTGATGGTCCTGGAGCGCAACACCGGCCTGACCGACGTGGTGGAGACAGGGATCCGCGTGGACGCCGCCGTCACCGTCCCCCTGCTGCTGACCATCTTCTACCCCCACACCCCGCTGCACGACGGGGCAGTGATCATCCGGGGGAACCGGGTGCTGGCGGCGGCCTGCCTGCTGCCGCTTTCCGAGAACCCCGCGCTGAGCAAGACGCTGGGGACGCGGCACCGCGCCGCCCTGGGGATCAGCGAGCAGAGCGACGCCGTGGCCGTGGTGGTCTCGGGGGAGACCGGCGCCATATCAGTGGCCAGGGAGGGGGAGCTGCGCCGCGGGCTCTCGGAGGAGGAACTGAAGGTCTACCTGCTCGGCCTGGTCGGCCCCCATCCGGGCAGGCCGTTGCCCTGGTGGCCGTGGCGCCGGGCAGCCGAAGGACGCTAG
- a CDS encoding CdaR family protein: MRRLNAVIGERWLLFLLSLAIATALWFSVREGPRQVIFPERPGAVLRTVAVVPTLVGAPAEGFAVRAVEVRPPVVTLAGPLDVLQGLDRVSTAAVTIQNARSDVTRTVELRLPPQIRSIGAVAVSVRIGPATLRSLVREMPVQLQRLPEDLRAMVEPTAVTVEVEGPPELAASLRPSDLRVVVDAAAMAPGAYRVRPQVQVPSGVRVVALQPPEILVTVRRHAP, from the coding sequence ATGCGGCGGCTGAACGCGGTCATCGGCGAGCGGTGGTTGCTCTTCCTGCTCTCCCTGGCCATCGCCACCGCCCTGTGGTTTTCCGTGCGGGAGGGGCCGCGCCAGGTCATCTTCCCCGAGCGCCCGGGGGCGGTGCTGCGCACGGTGGCGGTGGTGCCCACGCTGGTCGGCGCTCCGGCTGAGGGCTTCGCCGTGCGCGCCGTGGAAGTGCGGCCGCCCGTGGTCACGCTGGCCGGGCCCCTGGACGTGCTGCAGGGGCTGGACCGGGTCTCCACCGCCGCGGTCACCATTCAGAACGCGCGCAGCGATGTCACCCGCACCGTGGAGCTGCGTCTGCCTCCACAGATCCGCTCCATCGGTGCCGTCGCCGTCAGCGTGCGCATCGGCCCGGCCACGCTGCGCTCCCTGGTGCGGGAGATGCCGGTGCAGCTGCAACGCCTCCCCGAAGACCTGCGCGCCATGGTAGAGCCGACAGCGGTCACGGTGGAGGTGGAGGGGCCTCCGGAACTGGCCGCCTCGCTACGCCCCTCGGACCTGCGGGTGGTCGTGGACGCGGCAGCCATGGCCCCCGGCGCCTACCGGGTGCGACCGCAGGTGCAGGTGCCCTCGGGTGTGCGCGTGGTCGCGCTCCAGCCGCCGGAGATCCTGGTGACGGTGCGTCGCCACGCCCCGTGA
- the glmM gene encoding phosphoglucosamine mutase, which yields MSAGSRPGRLFGTDGIRGVANRDLTAELALRVGRALVATLGRGAYLLGRDTRLSGPMLEAAIAAGICAGGGDVERGGILPTPAVAFLTRHLGRPGGIVLSASHNPIEDNGIKLFGPDGFKFPDEVEERIEAAMGREEPAPWGRGVGGARDLPQAEDLYLEYLLGLGLRPPGGLRVVVDCAFGAAYRVAPRLWRALGAEVVALHAEADGGRINVGCGSTHPELLQQAVVSSGAQVGFAHDGDADRVIAVDERGEVVDGDAIMAICASYLAARGALPGGVVVATVMSNLGLERYLAGEGIRLERTQVGDRYVLERMRQLGAALGGEQSGHVIFLERATTGDGLVTALHLAHIIRESGQPLSALGAGFTRYPQVLRNVRVADRSAWSEDEEVRAALDAAEGRLGQRGRILVRPSGTEPLVRVMVEAEEAAEADEIAGAVAQVIARRHGDPAGGESYGA from the coding sequence GTGAGTGCTGGTAGCCGCCCCGGGCGGCTGTTTGGCACCGACGGCATTCGTGGGGTGGCCAACCGCGACCTCACGGCGGAACTGGCCCTGCGCGTCGGCCGCGCCCTGGTGGCCACCCTGGGGCGCGGCGCCTACCTGCTGGGACGGGACACGCGCCTCTCCGGGCCGATGCTGGAGGCGGCCATCGCCGCAGGGATCTGCGCCGGGGGCGGCGACGTGGAGCGCGGCGGGATCCTCCCCACCCCGGCGGTGGCCTTCCTCACGCGCCACCTGGGCCGTCCCGGGGGTATCGTCCTGTCCGCCTCACACAACCCCATCGAGGACAACGGCATCAAGCTCTTCGGTCCGGACGGCTTCAAGTTCCCCGACGAGGTAGAGGAGCGTATCGAGGCGGCCATGGGACGGGAGGAGCCGGCGCCCTGGGGGAGAGGGGTGGGAGGCGCCCGCGATCTGCCGCAGGCGGAGGACCTCTACCTGGAGTACCTGCTGGGCCTGGGGCTGCGGCCGCCGGGAGGGCTGCGCGTGGTCGTGGACTGCGCCTTTGGGGCCGCCTACCGCGTGGCGCCGCGGCTGTGGCGGGCGCTGGGGGCGGAGGTGGTGGCCCTGCATGCAGAAGCCGACGGGGGGAGGATCAACGTGGGTTGCGGCTCCACCCACCCGGAGCTGTTGCAGCAGGCGGTGGTCTCCTCCGGTGCACAGGTGGGCTTTGCCCACGACGGGGACGCCGACCGCGTCATCGCCGTAGACGAACGCGGGGAGGTGGTGGACGGCGATGCCATAATGGCCATTTGCGCCAGCTACCTGGCCGCGCGGGGGGCGCTGCCGGGTGGCGTGGTGGTGGCCACGGTGATGAGCAACCTGGGCCTGGAGCGGTACCTGGCCGGCGAGGGCATCCGCCTGGAACGGACGCAGGTGGGCGACCGTTACGTCCTGGAACGAATGCGCCAGCTGGGAGCGGCGCTGGGCGGTGAGCAAAGCGGGCACGTTATCTTCCTGGAGAGGGCCACCACCGGCGACGGCCTGGTCACCGCCCTGCACCTGGCGCACATCATACGGGAGAGCGGGCAACCGCTGTCCGCGCTTGGCGCCGGGTTCACCCGCTACCCGCAGGTCCTGCGCAACGTCCGCGTGGCCGACCGCAGCGCCTGGTCCGAGGACGAAGAGGTGCGCGCTGCCCTGGATGCGGCTGAGGGGCGCCTGGGCCAGCGGGGGCGCATCCTGGTGCGACCCAGCGGGACGGAGCCGCTGGTGCGGGTAATGGTCGAGGCGGAAGAGGCGGCGGAGGCCGATGAGATAGCCGGGGCGGTGGCGCAGGTGATCGCCCGGCGACACGGTGATCCGGCCGGAGGGGAGAGCTATGGCGCGTGA
- a CDS encoding WecB/TagA/CpsF family glycosyltransferase, whose product MAREERALPPAGLPVVDLLGVPVHPISLPEAVAFLEEAVVRRRPATVISLNGALLVRALRDRQLREAVCAATLVIPDGVGVVLAARILGVPLHRRLPGVDLAEALCAAVAARCGRVFLLGAAPGVAEAALERLRQRYPGLEGVGVAHGFFRPEEEAALLARIARARPDVLLVALGAPRQEQWMHQHAPALGVPVVMGVGGTLDVLAGRARRAPRWVQTLGLEWLYRAAREPWRWSVVRTIPPLFLVALRERLRAARRYRSRTIRSGGTAAPDPALRPGTRSRPGSTAK is encoded by the coding sequence ATGGCGCGTGAGGAGCGCGCGCTGCCCCCTGCGGGCCTGCCGGTCGTGGACCTGCTGGGGGTGCCGGTACACCCCATCTCGCTGCCCGAAGCGGTGGCGTTTCTGGAGGAGGCCGTGGTCCGCCGACGGCCGGCGACCGTGATCTCGCTGAACGGGGCGCTGCTGGTACGGGCGCTACGAGACCGCCAGCTCCGCGAAGCGGTCTGCGCCGCCACTCTGGTCATCCCCGACGGCGTGGGCGTCGTGCTGGCGGCGCGCATCCTGGGCGTCCCCCTGCACCGTCGCCTCCCAGGGGTGGACCTGGCGGAGGCGCTGTGCGCCGCGGTGGCCGCGCGATGCGGCCGGGTCTTCCTCCTGGGCGCCGCCCCGGGGGTGGCCGAAGCCGCGCTGGAGAGGTTGCGGCAGCGGTACCCGGGGCTGGAGGGCGTCGGGGTGGCCCACGGCTTTTTCCGCCCGGAGGAGGAGGCGGCGCTGCTGGCGCGCATCGCGCGGGCGCGACCGGACGTCCTCCTGGTGGCGCTGGGCGCACCCCGCCAGGAGCAGTGGATGCATCAACACGCGCCGGCGCTGGGCGTGCCGGTGGTCATGGGGGTAGGGGGCACTCTGGACGTGCTGGCGGGTCGGGCGCGACGCGCGCCGCGCTGGGTGCAGACCCTGGGCCTGGAGTGGCTCTACCGTGCGGCCCGTGAGCCGTGGCGCTGGAGCGTGGTCAGGACGATCCCGCCGTTGTTCCTGGTTGCCCTGCGGGAGCGCCTGCGCGCGGCCCGCCGCTACCGCTCGCGAACAATCCGTTCCGGAGGGACGGCGGCGCCTGATCCGGCCCTGCGGCCCGGCACCAGGAGCCGCCCCGGGAGCACGGCGAAATGA
- the glmS gene encoding glutamine--fructose-6-phosphate transaminase (isomerizing): MCGIVGYVGHRDALPILIDGLRRLEYRGYDSAGVAVLQDGQIVVRKTAGKLSRLAELTARAPARGQVGIGHTRWATHGVPTDENAHPHTDCSGQIVVIHNGIIENFLTLREGLQRRGHHFRSDTDTEVVAHLIEEAYAGLPQTGQRLQEAVRQAIRQTTGAYAIVVLARAHPDRIVAVRQVSPLIVGRGRGETMLASDVPALLPYTREVMVIEDGEMAVLTPEQVEITDLEGRPRFRPVLHITWDAEMAEKGGYPHFMLKEIHEQPRALADTIMGRLDAAGRVELEGIQAPAEFLSSLQKIWMIACGTAYHAALVGRWLIEHLARLPVEVDLASEFRYRNPLVAGTTWSIAISQSGETADTLAAAREARRRGSRLLAVTNVVGSTLAREADDLLYTRAGPEIAVASSKAYLTMLAAQVMLAVDLAQRRGSADPTVLEELLQGLRALPGKVQAALALEEQVAALAQRYRHVEHLFFIGRGLDYAVAMEGSLKLKEISYVHSEALAAGELKHGTLALVVPGVPVFALVTQSHVYDKTVSNIQEVKARGAEVVAVAYDDDAQIARHADHVIRIPRVADLLAPLVAIPPLQLFAYYVARERGHDIDQPRNLAKSVTVE; this comes from the coding sequence ATGTGTGGCATCGTCGGATACGTCGGTCATCGTGATGCCCTGCCCATCCTGATAGACGGGTTGCGCCGCCTGGAGTACCGCGGCTACGACTCCGCGGGGGTGGCGGTGCTGCAGGACGGTCAGATCGTGGTGCGTAAGACCGCCGGGAAGCTGAGCCGCCTGGCCGAGCTCACCGCGCGCGCCCCGGCGCGGGGGCAGGTGGGGATCGGGCACACCCGCTGGGCCACCCACGGCGTTCCCACCGACGAGAACGCCCACCCGCACACCGACTGCAGCGGGCAGATCGTGGTCATTCACAACGGGATCATCGAGAACTTCCTCACCCTGCGGGAAGGGCTGCAACGGCGGGGGCACCACTTCCGCTCGGACACGGACACCGAGGTCGTCGCTCACCTCATCGAGGAGGCCTACGCGGGCCTGCCGCAGACGGGGCAACGCCTGCAGGAGGCGGTGCGCCAGGCGATCCGCCAGACCACCGGGGCATACGCCATCGTGGTGCTGGCCCGGGCTCACCCTGACCGCATCGTCGCCGTGCGCCAGGTCAGCCCCCTGATCGTGGGGCGGGGCCGCGGTGAGACCATGCTCGCCTCCGATGTGCCGGCTCTGCTGCCCTACACCCGCGAGGTGATGGTCATCGAGGACGGCGAGATGGCCGTGCTGACGCCGGAGCAGGTGGAGATCACCGACCTGGAGGGCCGTCCTCGCTTCCGGCCGGTCCTCCACATCACCTGGGATGCGGAGATGGCGGAGAAGGGTGGCTACCCCCACTTCATGCTCAAGGAGATCCACGAGCAGCCGCGCGCCCTGGCGGATACCATCATGGGGCGGCTGGACGCCGCAGGACGGGTAGAGCTGGAAGGGATCCAGGCGCCGGCGGAGTTCCTCTCGTCGCTGCAGAAGATCTGGATGATCGCCTGCGGGACCGCCTACCACGCCGCTCTGGTCGGCCGCTGGCTGATTGAGCACCTGGCGCGTCTGCCCGTGGAGGTGGACCTGGCCAGTGAGTTTCGCTACCGCAACCCTCTGGTGGCGGGGACGACGTGGTCCATCGCCATCAGCCAGTCGGGGGAGACGGCGGACACCCTGGCGGCGGCACGTGAGGCCAGGCGCCGCGGCTCCCGCCTGCTGGCGGTGACCAACGTGGTGGGCAGCACCCTGGCCCGGGAGGCGGACGACCTGCTCTACACCCGCGCCGGGCCGGAGATCGCCGTGGCCAGCTCCAAGGCCTACCTGACCATGCTGGCGGCGCAGGTGATGCTGGCCGTGGACCTGGCGCAGCGCCGCGGCAGTGCCGACCCCACAGTGCTGGAGGAGCTGCTTCAGGGGCTGCGCGCGCTCCCCGGCAAAGTACAGGCCGCCCTGGCCCTGGAGGAGCAGGTGGCCGCCCTGGCGCAGCGCTACCGCCATGTGGAGCACCTCTTCTTCATCGGCCGGGGGCTGGACTACGCCGTGGCCATGGAAGGCTCTCTGAAGCTGAAGGAGATCTCCTACGTGCACTCCGAGGCCCTGGCCGCCGGCGAGCTGAAGCACGGCACCCTGGCGCTGGTGGTCCCGGGGGTCCCGGTCTTCGCCCTGGTGACTCAGAGCCATGTCTACGACAAGACGGTGTCGAATATCCAGGAGGTGAAGGCGCGCGGAGCGGAGGTGGTGGCGGTGGCCTACGATGACGACGCACAGATCGCCCGCCACGCGGACCACGTCATCCGGATCCCGCGGGTGGCCGATCTTCTGGCGCCGCTGGTGGCCATCCCGCCGCTACAGCTCTTCGCCTATTACGTGGCCCGGGAGCGCGGCCACGACATTGACCAGCCGCGCAACCTGGCCAAGAGCGTGACGGTGGAATGA
- a CDS encoding Trm112 family protein: MSGEAPGIDPELLRILACPVDKAPVELHGDRIVCTHCGRRYPIRDGIPVMLVEEAELP; encoded by the coding sequence ATGAGCGGGGAAGCACCTGGCATCGACCCGGAACTACTGCGCATCCTGGCCTGTCCCGTGGACAAGGCCCCGGTGGAACTGCACGGCGACCGCATTGTCTGCACACACTGCGGGCGCCGCTACCCCATCCGGGACGGCATCCCGGTCATGCTGGTGGAGGAGGCGGAGCTGCCGTAG
- a CDS encoding holo-ACP synthase, protein MEIAGVGVDIVEVDRLQAALHRRGDRLLHRLFTAEELARARPARARLQRLAARFAAKEAVMKALGVGWRGVGWRTIEIRTDPQGRPAVILHGAAQRLAEARGVAEVLVSLTHSGSLAAASAVALRW, encoded by the coding sequence ATGGAGATCGCGGGTGTCGGTGTAGACATCGTGGAGGTGGATCGGCTGCAGGCGGCGCTGCACCGCCGGGGCGACCGCCTGCTGCACCGGCTCTTCACCGCGGAGGAGCTGGCCCGGGCCCGCCCCGCCCGGGCCCGGCTGCAGCGCCTGGCCGCCCGCTTTGCCGCCAAGGAGGCGGTGATGAAGGCGCTGGGGGTGGGGTGGCGCGGCGTGGGGTGGCGGACCATCGAGATCCGCACCGACCCCCAGGGCAGGCCCGCCGTCATTCTGCACGGCGCGGCGCAGCGACTGGCGGAGGCACGCGGTGTGGCCGAGGTGCTGGTCTCGCTCACCCACAGCGGCTCGCTGGCGGCGGCCAGCGCGGTGGCCCTGCGGTGGTGA
- a CDS encoding NAD(P)H-hydrate dehydratase gives MYALTSAEMAELDRRAAEELGMSSALLMENAGRRVAEVVAGVVSPRGRRCVVLAGKGSNGGDGLVAARYLAARGWQVEVFLLAREDEVTGEPRRNLALAREAGVEVAPVVSTALAGVRERVRGADVIIDAIFGTGFRGQPMGLAAELIEVANAAAVPVVAVDIPSGVDADSGAVRGVAITAAATVTMGWPKVGLLVYPGAACVGQLYVADIGYPPALLERVRPGTRAVTAEMVREALPPRRADSHKGTYGRVLVLAGSVGFSGAPSLCALGALRAGAGLVTLAVSESIYLIVAAREFEAMPHPLPAEDGGVGESAWGRLATLAADADVLAVGPGLGRRPGVAALLRRLLAESTTPLVLDADALNVLAGAQDVLAGSRAEKILTPHPGEMARLLGSTTAAVQEDRLRAAREAARRFSAVVVLKGARTVVAAPDGQTCIVPVGNPAMATGGMGDVLTGAIAALVGQRLPLLAAAWAGAYLHGLAGDLVAEQVGPAGILAREVADALPRARAALHRGPPPGPIHVLR, from the coding sequence ATGTATGCGCTGACCAGCGCAGAGATGGCCGAGCTGGACCGCCGCGCGGCGGAGGAGCTCGGCATGTCTTCCGCGCTCCTGATGGAGAACGCCGGGCGGCGGGTCGCGGAGGTGGTGGCCGGGGTGGTCTCCCCCCGCGGAAGGCGCTGCGTGGTCCTGGCCGGCAAGGGGAGCAACGGGGGCGACGGACTGGTGGCCGCGCGCTACCTGGCCGCCCGCGGCTGGCAGGTTGAAGTCTTCCTCCTGGCCCGGGAAGACGAGGTGACGGGTGAGCCCCGGCGGAACCTGGCACTGGCCAGGGAGGCCGGCGTGGAGGTCGCGCCGGTGGTGAGCACGGCGCTGGCAGGAGTGCGGGAGCGCGTGCGGGGGGCGGATGTGATCATCGACGCCATCTTCGGCACGGGGTTCCGCGGGCAGCCCATGGGGCTGGCGGCAGAGCTCATCGAGGTGGCGAACGCTGCCGCCGTGCCCGTGGTAGCGGTGGACATCCCCTCAGGTGTGGACGCCGACAGCGGCGCGGTGCGGGGGGTGGCAATCACGGCGGCGGCCACGGTGACCATGGGCTGGCCCAAGGTCGGCCTCCTGGTCTACCCGGGCGCCGCCTGCGTCGGCCAGCTCTACGTGGCCGACATCGGCTATCCCCCGGCGCTCCTGGAACGCGTCCGCCCCGGGACGCGCGCGGTCACGGCCGAGATGGTGCGGGAGGCACTTCCCCCGCGGCGTGCGGACAGCCACAAGGGGACCTACGGACGCGTCCTGGTCCTGGCCGGCTCGGTGGGGTTCTCCGGCGCGCCTTCCCTGTGCGCGCTGGGAGCGTTGCGGGCCGGTGCTGGTCTGGTCACGCTGGCGGTGAGCGAGTCCATCTACCTCATCGTGGCCGCGCGGGAGTTCGAGGCGATGCCCCACCCGCTGCCCGCGGAGGATGGCGGGGTGGGGGAAAGCGCCTGGGGCCGCCTGGCAACCCTGGCCGCCGACGCCGACGTCCTGGCGGTGGGCCCCGGTCTGGGGCGCCGACCGGGGGTGGCGGCGCTGCTGCGGCGGCTGCTGGCGGAGAGCACCACGCCCCTGGTTCTGGACGCGGACGCCCTCAACGTGCTGGCGGGTGCTCAGGACGTCCTGGCAGGCAGCCGTGCGGAGAAGATCCTCACGCCGCATCCTGGAGAGATGGCCCGGTTGCTGGGCTCCACCACCGCGGCGGTGCAGGAGGACCGGCTGCGCGCAGCGCGGGAGGCCGCGCGCCGTTTCTCGGCGGTGGTGGTCCTCAAAGGGGCGCGTACCGTCGTCGCCGCACCCGACGGGCAGACCTGCATCGTCCCTGTGGGCAATCCCGCCATGGCCACAGGCGGGATGGGCGACGTCCTCACCGGTGCCATCGCAGCTCTGGTCGGCCAGCGCCTCCCGCTGCTGGCTGCCGCCTGGGCCGGGGCCTACCTGCACGGTCTGGCCGGCGACCTGGTGGCCGAGCAGGTGGGGCCGGCCGGAATCCTGGCCCGGGAGGTGGCGGATGCGCTGCCCCGGGCGCGCGCCGCCCTGCACCGGGGGCCCCCGCCGGGGCCGATCCACGTCCTGAGGTGA